The sequence CCTGCCGCTGCTTGCTGCGGGCGAACCGACCCTGGAATCACCGACACCATGTTCGATTTCGACTATGAAGCGCTGCGCGCCATCGGCTTGACGCAGTACCTGATCAACCAACTCCACGCCTTGGCCGAACCGCCGCGCCCGGGCAGCGCGCTGATGCGCATCGTCGAGGTGCAGCGCGACCACCTCACCGTCCACGACGGCCATGGCGAGCGCCAGGCCCGCGCGCTGCCGCGGCTGACCGCGATGCTGCAGGCCCATGCCGATGCGCTCGCGGTCGGCGACTGGGTGGTGGCGGAGACTCATGCCGGCGAGGAATGCTGGATCGCCACCCGGCTGGAACCGCTGACCCAGCTGGCCCGCCGCGCCAACGACGGCCGGCGCCAGATGCTGGCCAGCAACGTCGACACCGCCCTGCTGCTGATGGGACTGGACCTCGACTACAACCCGCGCCGGCTGGAACGCTACCTGGCGCTGACCCAGGCGGCCGGCCTCGAAGCGGTCGCGGTGCTGACCAAGGCCGACGTCGGCGACGCGGTCGAGCAGCGCATGGCGGAGCTGCACGCCCGCCTGCCGCGCCGCATCCCGGTGCTGGCGCTGAACGGCCAGGACGCCTCGGCCCGCGAGGCGCTGGCGCCATGGCTCGGCGCCGGCCAGACGCTGGTGCTGCTGGGCTCCAGCGGCGCCGGCAAGTCCACCCTGAGCAACACGCTGCTGATGGCTGAAGCCCAGCTCACCGGCGGCGTGCGCCGCGGCGACGGCCGCGGCCGCCATACCACCACGGCGCGTTCGTTGCACTGCCTGCCCGGCGGCGCCTGCATCATCGACACGCCGGGCCTGCGCACCTGGCGGCCCGACGCCGACGAGACCGAGGTGGCGGCGAGCTTCGACGATATCGCGGCGCTGGCCGGGCGCTGCCGCTTCCGCGACTGCCGCCACCGCGACGAGCCAGGCTGTGCGGTGCGCGAGACGGTGCCGGCCGACCGGCTGCTCAACTACCACAAGCTCCTGCGCGAGGCGCGCCGCGGCCAGCAGACGGCGCTGGAACGCAAGGCGGAGACGGCCAAGTGGAAGGCGATCGGCAAGGCGGGGCGGGCGCGGGGAGAGGAGAAGCGGCGCTGATCAGTACGATCCAATGAAAACACCCCTCGGGATAACCCGAGGGGTGTTTCGTTTACTGCAGCAATGCTGGGAGTGCCTGCTTATTTCTGGTACGGCGAATTGGAAATATGGCAGGTATTACCGTCGCTACTGGCATCGGATT is a genomic window of Chitinimonas koreensis containing:
- the rsgA gene encoding ribosome small subunit-dependent GTPase A, whose protein sequence is MFDFDYEALRAIGLTQYLINQLHALAEPPRPGSALMRIVEVQRDHLTVHDGHGERQARALPRLTAMLQAHADALAVGDWVVAETHAGEECWIATRLEPLTQLARRANDGRRQMLASNVDTALLLMGLDLDYNPRRLERYLALTQAAGLEAVAVLTKADVGDAVEQRMAELHARLPRRIPVLALNGQDASAREALAPWLGAGQTLVLLGSSGAGKSTLSNTLLMAEAQLTGGVRRGDGRGRHTTTARSLHCLPGGACIIDTPGLRTWRPDADETEVAASFDDIAALAGRCRFRDCRHRDEPGCAVRETVPADRLLNYHKLLREARRGQQTALERKAETAKWKAIGKAGRARGEEKRR